The DNA sequence ATCTGATTCTGTAGAACCTCGTTAGGTCTTGTTCCCGTGGCAGAGGGAAATGTTGCCGTGTGACTCCCTTTCATACTACCCTATGAAGGCAAGGAGTCCCAGATCATGCAGGATGAAGGAATGTTGCAGTTCAATCCCATTTGCAGGAGAAACTATATCCTGTGATCCAGGACTCCTTTCCTTGCCTGATAGCACAGGAAAGAGCTGTGGTCTAATGTTGCTGGAGTTATGCAAGACGAGAGCCTTAAATGCCCCTGCCCTTTCAGCATGCAACCTGGATACTATCCTCTGTATGGAGAACCCCTCCATTAAATTCTGGACACATTATTGTGTTTAGACTCAAGCACACACCAAAGAGAGCTGCTCTGTACATTAAGGAGGGATGTGCGTATTTATCAGATTTCTAGTGTGTGGTAGCCAATGTGAAACCAACCTTCTGATGAGGAGGTTGCTTATTTAAAtagttaaattttaaaaaatgttttcatgtttgcatTCTTGGGGACTCCTTTGAGTGGAAAAGTGGCAGAGAtaggttttaaataataaattatagaaaaaaatatttgtgAATTCAGGTAACATATCCATTCTGGCCAGTTTTTAGCAGAATCATTTGAGCTTATTTACAAAAACACAGAGCAACGGAAATGCTAGCTGTGTATAAAACTTCAATACTACTAGCTTCATTTTCATTGCTTTGAATGCGAGTTGAATTGCTGCGAATCACACCGCTGACGGATCTCAAATGTTATAGGGCCAGCAAATCCCAAGAAAAGGCCATTAGAAGACGCAGAGAAAGAAGGATCTGCCCCAAAGCAGGTGAAGACAGAAAACGGTTCTGGAGATCATGCATAAtactaaaaaaaggaaaaaaagaaagaaagaaaaagaaaaagcattgAATCTTTATTTTACTTAGAAGTTTTAAGTCATTCCTTCATTTGTTTTCATTCTTCACTCGAGAATCTAATAAAATCTACTTCGATGTCCACCTGCAAAGGGCAAAGAAAAAAGCTGCTTCAATttagattccccctccccttctggaaGCGTAGTCTATCATGcaatttttatatttatagtttTGATACACAGTCAGAGACTAAAGGGGAAGGCTTAAGCAACTGTGTAAACTGTGTTCAAAAGTTGTATAAGTTGCATATACCAAATAAACTGCAGCATTTTAAGTGTCCGAATGCAATGAATTATTGGGTTAAGAGGTTTATCACTAATCTAAGTATAATGCTACCTGATTCTTTCAATGTTTTGAATGGTTTCCCTGTGTTCACTTAAGCAGAACATCTGTCAAACTTCATCTCCAATCTTTTATGTACCACAATTACAGGAAACATTTCACTTTCTCTATGTATCATCAATATGTCTAATTTTATGTGGCCCAATATGTGGCTGCTTCAATCTGAAGACTGGagtcatgaacagacaagacatgtTTCTTCAAACCTGAGAAAAcgccagatttgcagaaaaattgattttttaaaaaaagtggtggCATTAACCGTCTCCCAATAATAGAAGTGTCTGTATCTTTTAATAAACAAATGCCTTCTGCAGTGGTCATTGtggggttgctaagcaaccacaataCTGCCatccttcaagccttggtttctgttagtaagACGGGAAGGGgcaggcctgttttggcctttgagggaaggctCATCAGGGCCAAGCCCAGCAGCAATCACTGCAGGTCatgctgcttgctactattcaacagcagccactgcacaaaagccagtgttgtgtaatggTTAGTGTTTTAGACTAGGATCTCAGAAAGCCAGGTTCAaaatcctactctgccatggaagcttgctgggtgaccttgggccagtcagtctttcagcctaaccttcgtCACAGGGTTGTTCGGATATAATGGAGTACAGAAGAACaaggtgagctgctttgggttccctttgGCTAAagaaggggtataaatgaagtaaatatagctgaatatGGGGGCAGATAAAACAGGTTTGCTGGGTGGCTGGTagctggaaaggagagaaggaatctgGGAGAGAGGATATGCTAGCTGTCAGGAGGTAAAGGAAAAAGGAGGGGATACGaagtgccccctgcaagtccttgtggggcccctcacttgtattttttttaatttatcatgTTACACCTTGATTTACTATGTGCATGGAACCTTCTCAATGCTAAACTTTGACTCTATATAGCAAAATCTAGAAGTATAGTGTTGACTAGAACCATGGGATAGCTACAGAACTTACTAAAGGTTATCATCTTAATTACATCTCCATACCTATAGAATGTTCTTTCAAATCAGCAATTTTGTTATAATTCCTAGAAGGGCCTACACAAGGACAGGCCTTTTAGGAGGCAGAGGTCACTGTACTGCTGACACTTCAGGTAGGGCTGTCCAATTTCTTGAGGTTGGGAGGGCTAGACTTATCCTAGCCAAGgtgtttttgggggggaaggggggctagGTTGACAATAACATTTCTCCCTCATGGAAGGTACTAAAAGCCAGAGCTGTTCTTTATCTTGCAGCTGCCTTTTATCATTTGAAATGAGAAAGTCCTTCTCTGCTATTATGCAATGCGGGACAGTTTGAAAGCACTGAAGATACTCTTATGCACCGCTTCTAGCCATTTGAAGGCAATGAGTGCCGATGTGGGTAAAATGGGCATGAGAGATAATGCACTACCGCGTTGAACAATGGGACAGACTGCCCCCTCCTTGTCTAAAAGGGGCTTCTGCAACCTCTGCTCCTACACATTCAAAACTGAAGGAACTAAGAAAGGTCCGGCTGTCAGCTGCACTAGTGTCAGCGTgttatctaagaacataagaaaggccgtgctggatcagaccaaggtccaccaaggccagcagtctgttcacacagtggccaaccaggtgcctctaggaagcccacaaacaagacaactgcagcagtattgtcctacctctgttccaaagcatctagAAAGGCTGAATGCTATGACCTGTATAGCAGTGGCTTGTTATACACACCAATAAATATGAGGACAGGCAATTAACTATGCTGGCCACTGACGCTTTCTCCTTAACAGCATTTCTAGTCACTGTCTTTCCTTGGTCATATCAGCTATGATGCTCCCTAGCCTCTCGTATAAGTTATCCCACTCTATGAATAAgaagccggggggtgggggttggaatCTATTGGTCTTATTCTCACAAGTGGATTAGTCCCAAGTGAGACACATGGCTGAGGGGGGATTTAAACTCAGGAATCGCTAATTTGAGTCCAGAAACTACCCCAGcaatggtcataagaacataaaaatagccatgtgggatcagaccaagccccatcaagtccagcagtctgttctcacagtggccaaccaggtgcctttaggaagcccacaaacaagacaactgcagcagaattatcctgcctgtgttgcacagcacctaatataatgggcgtgctcatctgatactggaaagaataggtatgcatcatgactagtattgattttgactaacagccatggatagccctcttctccatgaacatgtccaccccctcttaaagccttccaaggtggcagccatcaccacatcctggtctTCAACTGGCACCAGAGAAGACAGAGGGAAAGGAGGAGATGACAATTGTACATGGTAAAAATTTTAAATGGGTCTTACATTGTAGATTCTAGTTAAAAACAGGGCCAAGTTCTGAGTGGTTTGCAGACCACTACCTTCAGACTAGAAACTTTGAAGAGAATACCAAAGGTGCATTGTTTTCTTCTTAGGAAATGTTATGTTTGGACAGTTACAGAAAGCCCTGATCAAGACGTTCTCACAGAGGATCTCATgaacatatagaagaagagttagtttctatatgccgactttctctaccacttaagtaagaatcaaaacgacttacaatcaccttcccttccacacaacagacatcctgtgaggtaggtggggctgagagagtgtgactaacccataatcacccagctggcttcatgtgtaggagtggggaaacaaatccagttcaccaaattagcgtccgccgctcatgtggaggagtggggaatcaaacccagttctccagagtccaccgctccaaaccaccactcttaaccactacaccacactcttagCAGTTGTCTAGCTGACACTGCATGAAAGCAACTTAAGCCTCAGTTAAATTGCTGATTAATAGGTCAACTCTATTAAAAGTTAATCAATACTTACTGATTTCTTTTTGTGGAATTTGTATGATGCTGGTAGGTCGTACCttagttctaaaaaaaaaattagaatttaAGTTGTAATCAGTGCATACTAACATTATAGGCAATTTGCTCCTCTACATATGCTTTAGTTAACTGGTGAAGTAAAATTGCAGCTTAAACACCACCAAATCCTGTTCTGTAGAGTTACAATTCTGGGAAATGTAGCTTGGATCAGGAAAGTAATGGGTTGCAAAGGACTGCACGCTCTGCTCACTGAACagattctttcttcctcttcccactaCAGCTTATTGCATCCCTCAAAATGCTGCTGTTctctgtggttgttgtttttggtggGGGACATGCTAGGAGACCCTCAGGAGCAACATGGGGTGTCATGTAGAAGTCTTGTGAAAGGGGGGGACAATCTGAAAAAAatgaacgtaagaaaagccatgctggatcataccaaggcccatcaagtccagctgtctattcacacagtgtggccaaccaggtgcctctaggaagcccacaaacaagatgaccgctgcagcattgtcctgcctgtgttccacagcacctaatataataggcatgctcctctgagactagagagaataggtatgcattatgactagtatccattttgactagtagccatggatagccctctcctccatgaacatgtctactccccatttaacgccttccaagttggcagccatcaccacatcctggggcagggagttccacaatttaactatgtgttgtgtgaattaatacttccttttatgttttgaatctctcaccctccagtttcagcagataacgttgtgttctagtattatgaaggagaaaaacttctccctcgccactctttccataccatgcataattttatagacctatcatatctccccttaacagccttctttccaagctaaacagccctacgcattttaaccactcctcacagggTTATGAAAGCAGAAAACAACTTTGGATCCTACCCAAATATTCAGACGTCACACACCACCTCCTGTTTGTTCAAGCATAAGCCTGGCTTACTCCAGGGCGTGCACATCCCGACTCCCCTCCCTTTGAGTGCAGAGCCAAGCGTGAAGACTTCCTGGTTTCAGAACAGTTAAATTTAAATGCAACGTGGGCCTTTTAACAAGTTCTCTTTCCTTCTTACCTACAACAACAGACTCAACACGTGGATTAGAATCCTGGTATGTAGGTAAGAGGAAAAAAGACGGTGCAATTGAGACATCACAACCAACTATTGTGAGATTTATAAGTTTCAAAACCCAGAAAGTATTTACTCTGTATCCGatgcaagaaggggaaaaaaaacacttgaGCCTGAGAATAAGCCAGGCTTGTTCTccattgtgacatctgaatgcagtcaATGGAGGTTTGCTCAGACTGGGCCCTTGAGGACTACGTACGTCATCTGCACCTTATTTCTAAGGTtcaaaaagaggaaggaaaatcTTCAATATTCCTTAACTGAACCAAGTGGTACTTCAACTAAATCAGCTTCTACAAAGCAGATGTTTTAATCTTCTGGCTGCTCGTGGCTTATATATAAACAAGCTAAGAATGGAATATTACTGTATCCTCCTAATTTGTAGGGTGCTGTATTTATATTCTGTTTGGATCTCTGTCTAAAACactaattatgccaataaaggtatgtgtatgtgtgtaatcaAGCTAAGACTTCTAAGTAGCTGCTGCAAAAATGACGTTTAAAATAGCTTTGCACTCCAAACTTTAAAAGGCTCCTGATGACTAAAGAGAAATATTTGCTATGGGATAGCCAAGTGTTAAACCGAAGAAAGCTTTTCAGAGTAGCCTGCATAGCAAATCACTGCTCTACTTAACTTAAATGCGTACAAATTATACCCCGCTCTTCCCCTAAGGACTGCAGAGGGTCTTACACATAAGCAGTTTGCAGGCCTAGACCTTCAACTGCAGAATCACATCATGTCTCCGCAGGCTATTTGAAAAGGGGTGGTTCCTACCTGCTAAAACTTCCATCTTCACTTTCCAGTCATCAGCTTTCTTCTGAATATGCTGAGAATGGAAAAAGTTTGAGGTATTTAGTGGTCTTGGTACCTGACAAAAGCCAGGTTTCAAACTGCCTATATCTATGCAGCTTCCATCTGGCTTGTGCCACAGCATTAATCCCAGTATAACTAAAGACAATACTCCCAAACATTTTGACTGTTTTAGTTGAATTGTGTTTGAAGGTAATACCCTGAATTTGGTTGGTTGTTGGTTTTTCCATCAGGTCTGGCTCTCTAAAAACATCTGCAAAACTTACTTGGCGGGTTGACGTTTTATGCAAGGAATAAACAGCCGTTCTCGCCATCCGCAGAGCTGTCTTGAGAAAAGCCATATCCATGcctaagaaaagaagaagagttggtttttatatgccgactttctctaccacttgagacccaaactggcttacaatcacctcaccttcccctccccacaacagacaccctgtgaggtgggtggggctgagagagctgtgactagcccaaggtcacctagctggctctgtgtttaggagtggggaaacaaatccagttcaccagattagcctccgtcactcatgtggaggagtggggaatcaaacctggttctccacatcagaatccaccgctccaaaccaccataccacacttaAAGACTACTCTAAGTTGGAACCTTCTGACTTATTCAACCAcaaatacatatttatttttaaaacttatgTGTTGCTTCTTGTCTCATTGGCATGCAAAGCAGCTTGCGTAATGATAAAACCAGCAACACTAGAGTGTTAAACTATattttgggagatccaggttcaaatctcttctctgccatggaagttcgttggatgacactctcagcctaacctaccttacagggttgttgtgaggataaaacagaggagaggaaaacaatgtaagccacttttaatccattggaaagaaaggtagggtataaatcaagtaaagttttttaaaaagtaaacactATGTAAAGCAGCCGTACAGGGGAGTGGGGATGAAATACCACAGTTTCTAAGGTCCCTTTCATATGGGCACTTTAACCCATTTTGGCTTCTGAAGGGAAACAGATTTTTAAGGTTTTGTGCATCTCAAGGTGAAAGTTCAACAAAATATCCCTGGGTCAGAACAGGTTTTGGAAAACCTGGATTAAGACTTCAGTGGCTGCAGGAGGACACTGTTTGATCCTTAAGGTGTGTAAAACCTTAAAGAAAGaaaatctgtttgccttcagaagccaaagtgggCTTTAAATCCTGGGTGAGAGGGACCTAActcgaagaagagttgttttttatatactgactttctctaccccttaagggagaatcaaaccggcttacaatcaccttcccctcccctccagaagCAAGATTAGCTATGCATTTGGGTGGATGAGTTCAGGTGGACTGAGTCCCGAGGTTGTTCGTCGCTAGGAGCAAGGATGCCTAGCCTTGCAACAAGGGTAGCTTTGTGAAGCTGCACGAAAACTCTAGGGTGGAAAATTACCTTTATTGTGCTTGGTTCCAAAGGGAGGATTCATAATGACGGTATCAAATGCTTTTGCCATTTCCTCAGGTAAGGAACATACATTGCACTGAACCATGTCAGTATTTGTGAGTTCAAACTCTTCAGCGTTTCTGTTAAATACTTCCAAAGCATCAGCATCAACATCAAAGCCTATACACAGCCTGGACAAAGGAAAAAGCTGGGCATTACATCATCTGAGCCAATGCTGAACCCTATTATTTTTCCTCCTCCTAGATATCTGTACCTAGCTGATATAAACCTAACAGAGACATATGGTACTTCATACTAGGATAACATTTTGATTATCTGTTCTGTCAACAAAAGAAATTTGTGTTAAGCTGATCAAAAGAACTTGATGCATTAATGAATGGGGGAAACAGAAGCAACAAACGCATTTCTGAAGGGCTTTTTCCTAGCAAGTCTGGCCACTCCTATGTCTGCTCATTCAGAAATTTAGCTTGCGAGTTAACTATCCTCTGCTTCCCATATATCTTTTCAATAATTCAACTAAAGCCTGAGTTATATATGCAAGAGAAGAAGGTGGGAATAAGGCAGTAGAATGAACTGTACAGTTTCCAGCTGTCCTACTTTTCTGCTTGTGTGGAGCTTTTATGTGAAGGAACATTCAAAGTTGGAATCCATCACCTGCATTCAGTTCCAGAGCTTTGACGTTCTACTATCTCCTTCTCTGGCATATGGTGAAGAAGGCCTAACATTTTGTCTTTGAAGCAAGAAGTAATGTCGTTCAGGCGAATGGTAACATTTGATACCAGTGAAACAACTTAAAAAATAGGTTTAAGGatgcacaataaataaataaatcgtatGGGGAACCAACGCTGCCACATTCTTAGTAATTTTCTCCTGCACGTTGCTATACAAAGTGTGTGAAAGCTTAAAATAGGTAATAGTAATTTATCACCCTAGGCTCTAGTCTTATATAAACAGCTCTAGTCTTATATAAACAAGCAGTTAACCTGGGCAACTGCACAAGAATATGTGTGGTGAAGCACACAGAATGCACATCATATTCCACGCAATACAGAGAGGACATGAACATGCATTCATATTTACAGCAGGGGCAAACTAGGAGGgaaaaaacaaccctggaaaaggGCCCTACCCCCACTCTcccaaaggaaggagggggaaagagcctTATTGCCTGTCCAGCCAAGTCCAATCCACCATGATTCAGCTGGAAGGCACCATCCTTCTCACCACTGGGCTGGCCATGAGCAGCCAGGAAAAGTCCCGGTGGCTACAATAGCCGATCCACCCCTGACACACAGAAGAATTTCTATCCAATCTACGCCCTCAGCTCAAGGTGTGTATTTCCAAGGGTTATCAGTTGCACTTTTATGAGGTTGAATTCCAAGGAAGAAGGGCTACCACAGTGGGGTTGATGGATTTCACAGACATTTCAGTTCCATTTGTTTACCATTCTACTGAAGCACGAGCCAGCACTAACACCATCTTTCTCATCATTAAGAAAaccagaggggaaaatgagggtgTCAGCAGCTTACCCGGCTCCCAACATGGCGCTACCAATGCTCAGCACACCACAACCGCATCCAAGATCTGCAACAATCTTgttttcaatatcatcaaatgtATTGTGAATTGTATAAAGCATACATGCTAgaggaaagattaaaaaaaaataaaggcaatGAGATGAGGATATACAGTAAGTAGTACAACAAGCCTGAAATGATGCAAAGGTCCGTCTCATTCCCTTCTGCCTAAGCCCCTAACTAAGGCAGTACTGCCTGTGGCCAAAGGCCGTATTTTATAGTGAGAAACAGCAACCAAGAAGATTAAACCTGAAGTGAGGGTAAggctaataataaaaaaatccagGTGGCTCAAGCATGCATATAAAAGTATAGGCTGCGAAGGAAGATACACTATAATTATGCAACATATCCAAATCCTTTGTGATCCCAAATGTGAGAATTAGCTAAAAACCATATACTGTCCCACTAACCCCTTATTTCAtaaggaaatgttttaaattccAAAGCAGGGAGTAATTTTACTTGATAGCTTCTTCTGTACTTGCAgacccctgatttttttttgtggggggggggggctattccaGACCTTGACAGGCAGGCGTGTTGGGTCATCATAACTTAGTACACTTCATAAATTTACCAAATTCTGGTTTTAAACCAAGTTCTTGGTTACCACAATTGTTCCAGGGAAATTACTTCTGATCCCCAACCAAAGGCCTGTTAATAGATACCTTGACAAAAAGATAATATCCAATGTCAATGTCACAGTGTTTTCTATTGAACAGCTTTGGTATCAGTTGATTATTCCCACCAGCTGAACCATACATTGAGATACAATCTAGAATGCGCTTATCAGAATCTGCAAGATAGTCTTGTAAAATTTAAGGCATAACAAGAATGATAAGCGCTCTGATCTGGATGGGCCAGACTAGCccaatgttgtcagatctcagaagctaggcacagtcagccctggttagtacctggatgggacaccaccaaggaagtccagggttgctatgcagtggcaggcaatggcaaaccacctctgttcatctcttgccttgctgTAAGTcgactgagacttgatggcacttttcaccaccaccacgaAGAATGAAAACTGAAATTTACCTGCTATATGTGGCCTTGTTGGATATTGTTCGAGTAGCAGTTTTGGATCCTCAAAACCATCAACTTGCTGAAGACAACTTTCAAGTTCTTTAAGTTTTAATTTCTTCATCCTGACGTTTTAGAACTTGAAGATACAATCAAatatgcatataaattaaatatgGGAATGCTTTTTGCATTCGTGCCTGAGATCCAAAAGCCCAATAACTATTTTTGCTGTTTCTTTTATATAACAAATGGCTCGGCTGTTTTTGGTAGGTTCTCCTTTTGCTAGAGCCAGTGATGCACAACAGTCCTCCCATCTTCACATCAGTCAAAGCCTTCTAAAGGTGCCACCTGCTAATGGGTAAGGTCAACAGCTGCCTGTGCAcacatgctttctctgttgtggctcccactttgtggaatggcatGCCTGAGGAGGCCACGACGGCCCACACACTTCTTTCATTCCACaactgtgtaaaacagaattgttcaggagtaTATTTCCATAAAGGAAATAAAGCTGTAGTATAACAGAAAGGAGGGCACTTTAATAAAAGGAACAGGATTTTAGTCTGttccactgtttattgtatgtattaccttgttcttactgcattgttttctactttttaaTTCCATTTTTTGCACCGTTGATGACTTGGTTAGTTTTACTGTAATGCCTGGCAACAAATTTTAGCTTTTTGTCTGGAAACTTTAGACGTCCTCTTCCGGTTCCCACATAAGCTGCCTCTTTTGCAGATTGAGCCCCTCGCCTTTTTCTATGGATGTGCTAAAATACACATCTCTCTGGCTTTTTAAAAGTTGATAGCAACAGTATTATGCTACCCTCGCCTACAACCTTGTACTGGGAGTACAGGGAGTACAGGGTACTGGGATTGTACTGGGAGTACAGGGTATAACTCATTAAAACAAACGGTTCCCATCCTTTCTCGTGAATTTGCTATCATGTTATTGCTTTTgctctaccttgaaaaaagctaaaatgcaaaatacaaaatgcaatacAAATGCTTTGAACTGTTGGTCTATCCTCACGTTCACCTGGGCTGCTTAAGTATTACACTAAATACTCTACGAAGTACCATCTCAGCAAAACAAGTATGCCTGCTATTAGggaggccaggtccctctttgccaccagcgggaggttttgggggcagagcctgaggaaggtgggatttggggagggacttcaatgccatagagtccaattgccaaagtggccattttctccaggtgaactgatctctatcggctggagatcagtcgtaatagcaggag is a window from the Euleptes europaea isolate rEulEur1 chromosome 15, rEulEur1.hap1, whole genome shotgun sequence genome containing:
- the METTL5 gene encoding rRNA N6-adenosine-methyltransferase METTL5, coding for MKKLKLKELESCLQQVDGFEDPKLLLEQYPTRPHIAACMLYTIHNTFDDIENKIVADLGCGCGVLSIGSAMLGAGLCIGFDVDADALEVFNRNAEEFELTNTDMVQCNVCSLPEEMAKAFDTVIMNPPFGTKHNKGMDMAFLKTALRMARTAVYSLHKTSTRQHIQKKADDWKVKMEVLAELRYDLPASYKFHKKKSVDIEVDFIRFSSEE